One genomic segment of Chitinibacter sp. FCG-7 includes these proteins:
- the phoR gene encoding phosphate regulon sensor histidine kinase PhoR, producing MLWLRSIIYYSLTALIALFIGAIGGAAWGLGFALLVVSLACLFHIFNLHRLHHWLENPQVDNVPGSFMLWQEVFDQIYAEVRKQKKAKERLAGTLDRFLSAAEALPDGVVILDDNDRIEWCNPASCEHLSLNRKLDMGQPITHLLRYPSLRDYLKEQDFSHPVIIRISRPSEQTLSAQVVPFDSTRKLLLSRDITQLERVQTVHRDFVANVSHELRTPLTVVGGFIETMIDMPSSDAKTRETHLQLMYEQTQRMQRLVEDLLTLSKLESGAQVREEEVDIPQLMQLLRTEANGLSQGRHTVEIGRLDRPRLIGNHDELHSALGNLVSNAIRYTPPGGTITIGWEKRDDAVCFTCRDTGIGIAPEHIPRLTERFYRVDRGRSRNTGGTGLGLAIVKHILHRHQAHMLITSELGKGSEFAVKFPPARVIE from the coding sequence ATGCTCTGGCTTCGTTCGATTATTTATTATTCTTTAACCGCCCTGATCGCCCTGTTTATTGGCGCAATCGGCGGCGCGGCCTGGGGGCTGGGCTTTGCGCTGCTCGTCGTTTCGCTGGCCTGCCTGTTTCATATTTTCAATCTGCACCGTTTACACCACTGGCTGGAAAACCCGCAAGTCGATAATGTGCCCGGCAGCTTTATGCTGTGGCAGGAAGTGTTTGACCAGATTTACGCCGAAGTGCGCAAGCAGAAAAAAGCCAAAGAGCGCCTCGCTGGCACGCTGGATCGCTTTTTATCTGCCGCCGAAGCGCTGCCCGATGGCGTGGTGATTCTGGACGACAATGATCGCATCGAGTGGTGCAACCCCGCCTCTTGCGAGCACCTGAGCCTGAACCGCAAGCTGGACATGGGCCAGCCCATCACGCACCTGCTGCGCTATCCCAGCCTGCGTGACTATCTGAAAGAACAGGATTTCAGCCATCCGGTAATTATTCGCATCAGCCGCCCGAGCGAGCAGACTTTATCGGCGCAGGTGGTGCCGTTTGATTCAACACGTAAGTTGCTCTTGAGCCGCGATATTACGCAGCTTGAGCGTGTTCAGACCGTCCACCGAGATTTCGTTGCCAATGTCTCGCACGAACTGCGCACACCACTGACCGTCGTTGGCGGTTTTATTGAAACCATGATCGACATGCCTTCATCGGACGCCAAAACGCGCGAAACGCATTTGCAACTGATGTACGAGCAAACGCAGCGCATGCAGCGGCTGGTGGAAGATTTGCTGACGCTCTCCAAGCTGGAAAGCGGAGCGCAGGTACGCGAAGAGGAAGTCGACATTCCGCAACTGATGCAATTGCTGCGCACTGAGGCCAATGGGCTTTCACAAGGCCGCCACACGGTAGAAATAGGCCGCCTTGATCGCCCACGCCTGATTGGCAATCACGACGAGCTGCATTCGGCATTGGGCAATCTGGTCTCCAACGCCATCCGCTACACGCCACCGGGCGGCACCATCACCATCGGCTGGGAAAAGCGTGACGATGCAGTGTGCTTTACATGTCGCGACACCGGCATCGGCATTGCCCCGGAGCATATTCCGCGCCTGACCGAGCGCTTTTACCGTGTGGACCGCGGCCGCTCGCGCAATACTGGCGGCACCGGGCTGGGGCTGGCGATTGTGAAGCATATTCTGCATCGGCATCAGGCGCATATGCTGATCACTTCCGAGCTAGGCAAAGGCAGCGAGTTTGCGGTGAAATTCCCACCGGCACGGGTTATTGAATAG
- the phoB gene encoding phosphate regulon transcriptional regulator PhoB, giving the protein MAANILLVEDEPAIQELIAFNLSQAGHHVMRADSVESAQGIVRNALPDLILLDWMLPGMSGIDFARKLRGDERTRAIPLIMLTARSDEQDKIAGLETGADDYITKPFSPRELQARIKAVLRRRAPQATDDPVEIHGLRLDPVTHRVSGNGQPLELGPTEFRLLHFFMTHTERVHTRAHLLDQVWGDHVFVEERTVDVHIRRLRSSLEGTGHDHLIQTVRGSGYRLSVN; this is encoded by the coding sequence ATGGCCGCCAATATCCTGTTGGTCGAAGATGAACCAGCAATTCAAGAACTGATTGCCTTTAACCTGTCACAAGCAGGTCATCATGTAATGCGTGCCGATTCGGTAGAAAGTGCCCAAGGCATTGTACGCAATGCCCTGCCCGATCTGATTTTGCTCGACTGGATGCTGCCAGGCATGTCGGGCATTGATTTTGCCCGCAAACTGCGCGGCGACGAGCGCACGCGCGCCATTCCGCTGATCATGCTCACCGCACGCTCGGACGAGCAGGATAAAATCGCCGGCCTGGAAACCGGCGCCGACGATTACATTACCAAGCCATTTAGCCCGCGCGAATTGCAGGCGCGGATCAAGGCCGTGCTGCGCCGCCGTGCGCCGCAAGCCACCGATGATCCAGTGGAAATCCACGGCTTGCGCCTTGATCCGGTGACCCACCGCGTGTCGGGCAATGGCCAGCCGCTGGAGTTGGGCCCAACCGAATTCCGCCTGCTGCATTTTTTCATGACGCACACCGAACGCGTGCACACGCGCGCGCACCTGCTTGATCAGGTGTGGGGTGATCATGTGTTTGTGGAAGAAAGAACCGTCGACGTGCATATTCGCCGCCTGCGCTCTTCACTGGAAGGAACTGGTCACGATCATCTGATTCAAACGGTGCGCGGCTCGGGTTATCGCCTGTCGGTCAACTAA
- a CDS encoding DUF971 domain-containing protein, whose amino-acid sequence MAGLTAETPHPTAVTLHQASRLLEIAFADGASYQLPCEYLRVLSPSAEVRGHGVGNEVLQVGKINVNIKAVEPVGHYALKLVFDDGHDSGLFSWQYLYELGANYESYWQKYLNELAAAGASREPL is encoded by the coding sequence ATGGCTGGCCTTACCGCAGAAACCCCGCATCCCACCGCCGTGACCTTGCATCAGGCTTCGCGCCTGCTTGAAATCGCCTTCGCCGATGGCGCGAGCTACCAGTTGCCATGCGAATATCTGCGCGTACTGAGTCCGTCCGCCGAAGTGCGTGGCCACGGCGTAGGCAATGAAGTGCTGCAGGTGGGCAAAATCAACGTCAATATCAAGGCCGTCGAGCCCGTTGGGCATTACGCACTCAAGCTGGTATTTGACGACGGCCATGATTCCGGCTTGTTTTCATGGCAATACCTCTATGAACTGGGTGCCAATTATGAAAGCTACTGGCAAAAATACCTGAACGAGCTGGCCGCTGCTGGCGCATCTCGTGAACCACTTTAA
- the ubiE gene encoding bifunctional demethylmenaquinone methyltransferase/2-methoxy-6-polyprenyl-1,4-benzoquinol methylase UbiE gives MSDSKTHFGFSTVNESEKAQKVAEVFHSVAQKYDVMNDLMSAGLHRAWKFFTIETSGAKAGDKVLDIAGGTGDLSKAFAKKVGKTGQVWLTDINSSMLGVGRDRLLDMGYPLPVAQCDAEKLPFPDGYFDIVSVAFGLRNMTHKDAALKEMHRVLKPGGRLLVLEFSKVWAPLKPAYDLYSFKLLPFMGKLVANDAESYQYLAESIRMHPDQETLKQMMLDAGFGRADFHNMTGGVCALHKGTKF, from the coding sequence ATGAGCGATTCAAAAACCCATTTCGGTTTTAGCACCGTCAATGAATCAGAAAAAGCGCAGAAAGTCGCCGAAGTGTTTCACTCGGTCGCGCAAAAATACGACGTGATGAATGACCTGATGTCGGCTGGCCTGCATCGCGCATGGAAATTCTTCACCATTGAAACCAGCGGCGCCAAAGCGGGCGACAAGGTTCTGGATATTGCTGGCGGTACGGGCGATCTTTCGAAAGCTTTTGCCAAAAAAGTGGGTAAAACGGGCCAGGTCTGGTTGACTGACATTAATAGCTCGATGCTGGGCGTCGGCCGTGACCGCTTGCTGGATATGGGATACCCCCTACCAGTAGCTCAATGTGATGCAGAAAAGCTGCCGTTTCCAGACGGATACTTCGATATTGTTTCGGTGGCGTTTGGTCTGCGCAATATGACGCACAAGGATGCCGCACTCAAGGAAATGCATCGCGTGCTCAAACCCGGCGGCCGCTTGCTGGTGCTGGAGTTCTCAAAGGTGTGGGCACCGCTTAAGCCGGCTTACGATCTGTATTCGTTCAAGCTGCTGCCTTTTATGGGGAAATTGGTGGCCAATGATGCCGAGTCTTACCAGTATCTGGCTGAGTCAATCCGCATGCATCCCGATCAGGAAACGCTGAAACAGATGATGCTCGACGCCGGTTTTGGCCGCGCCGATTTCCACAATATGACCGGTGGCGTGTGCGCGCTGCATAAAGGAACCAAATTCTGA
- a CDS encoding ubiquinone biosynthesis accessory factor UbiJ, translating to MGLSQVAGQASLAALLNHLLGQAPAAQADLSRLAGRTFAVKLPLLAANVVVMPSGLLAHSEGQPEASLSLPLQFFTLRLTDPQAASRQVVLAGDPELASKAGAALGALSWDVAEDLSRLVGDIAAHRIVSTSQSLAKAPLAMGWRLTETVVEYLRDEDRMLPRKEAVTAFCDEVDTLRNDLARLDKRLARLEADLGRIESGEQ from the coding sequence ATGGGATTGAGTCAAGTGGCGGGTCAAGCGAGTCTGGCGGCTTTGCTCAATCATCTGCTGGGGCAGGCCCCTGCAGCGCAGGCGGATTTGTCCCGCCTGGCTGGCCGCACTTTTGCGGTGAAATTGCCGCTACTGGCCGCCAATGTCGTCGTCATGCCCAGCGGTTTGCTGGCGCATTCGGAAGGCCAGCCTGAAGCAAGCCTGAGTCTGCCACTGCAATTTTTTACGCTGCGTCTGACTGATCCGCAGGCGGCATCGCGGCAGGTCGTGCTAGCGGGCGATCCAGAGTTGGCTAGCAAGGCGGGGGCGGCGCTGGGCGCTTTGTCGTGGGATGTGGCTGAAGATTTATCGCGCCTGGTTGGTGATATTGCTGCGCATCGTATCGTGAGCACCAGCCAAAGTCTGGCCAAAGCCCCTTTAGCGATGGGCTGGCGTTTGACCGAAACGGTAGTGGAATACCTGCGTGATGAAGACCGGATGCTGCCGCGCAAGGAAGCTGTGACGGCGTTCTGTGATGAGGTGGATACTTTGCGCAATGATTTGGCGCGGCTGGACAAGCGTTTGGCTCGGCTTGAGGCCGACTTGGGCCGCATTGAAAGCGGCGAGCAATAA